One Stigmatella aurantiaca genomic window, CCGGGCCCGCCGCGTCTCCGTCACCAGCAAGCCGGGCGGGGAGAAGCAGAAAATTCTCGTGCGCGGGCAGCTGCCGGAGAACGAGGGCAGCCTGAGCGTCTGGAAGAAGATCGACAGCCCGCCCATGTACTTCGGCTACACGCTGAAGCAGTTGCTCACCGTGCGGGGCATCAAGGTCAAGGGCCGGGTGAAGCAGGGGCTGGCGCCCTCGCGGGCGAAGCTGCTGTACGTGGCCCAGTCGGAGACGTTCGACGTCATCCTCAAGCGGCTCAACAAGCTCTCCAGCAACTTCGTGGCGGAGATGCTGCTCAAGGCCATGGGCGCGGAGCGGGGCGGGGCCCCGGGCAGCTTCCAGAAGGGCGTGGCGGTGGTGGAGTCCTTCCTGGAGCGCGACGTGGGCATCCCCAGCGGCACCTACGTGATGAAGAACGGCAGTGGGCTCAACGACGCCAACCGGTTCTCCGCCTCGCAGCTCAACCGCATCCTGCGCCACATGTACGAGCGCTTCCCGCTGTCCCCTGAGTACCTGTCCTCGCTGGGCATCGCCGGCAAGGACGGCACGCTGAAGTACCGCTTCGAGGGCAGCGAGGCGGTGGGCCGGCTGCGCGCGAAGACGGGCACGCTGGAGAACGTGTCGGCGCTGAGCGGCTACGTGCAGGCGGCCGGCGGGGAGAAGTTCATCTTCGCCATGATGGTGAATGACTACTCGGGCCGCTCGGGCCCGGTGGTGCGGGGGCTGGACGCGCTGGGGGCGGCGGTGGCCGCCAGCGGCTCGGTGCTGGGCCCTTCGCGCGCGGTGGCCGCCATCTCGGACAGCACCCGCCCGGCGGCGGATGGGAGCGAGGTGGCCAGCCGCATCAAGACGTACCTGGAGCTGGGCAAGCAGCGCGACCAGCGCAACATCAGCTTCCTGCGCACCGCGTGGCGCAGCGAGAAGGACCCGGCGGTGCGCGCGGTGCTGGCCGAGAGCCTCTACCAGTCCAACCCGAACGACTACCTGGGGGCGCGGACCCTGCTGGACAGCTACTCGGCGGGGGCGGACGTGTACGGCCGGCTGCGCGCGGTGGCCAAGGTCCTGTCCATGGAAGTGCCCGGCGTGACGAGCATGGTGGAGCTGGCGGCGGGCGGCAACGCCGAGGCGCTCGTGCGCGTGGTGGAGCTGGCGGCGGCCTCCCGGGGCGACGTGTCGGCCGAGTCGGAGCTGGCGCTGGCCCTGGGCGAGGTGGCCCGCACGGCGCCGGAGGAACTGGTGGTGGCGCTGCGCGAGGCGGGTGGCGCGGAGCGGGACACCTCCGTGTCGCTGCTGGCGCGGGGCCTGGTGCAGTCGGGCGAGGCCGAGCACCCGTTCTGGAAGTCGCTGCGCAAGCAGCTCGGGGCCACGGATCCG contains:
- the dacB gene encoding D-alanyl-D-alanine carboxypeptidase/D-alanyl-D-alanine endopeptidase codes for the protein MQVHRANSILAAAAVFILSLPSASAAPADKRAEREALKTALLDVIQTTPLKTSRVGIHMISVDDGSVIFSQNADELLNPASNVKLVTAAAALVTLGPEYRFDTEFIIDAELPADGKVKTLYVRGKGDPSMTTERLYASVSELFHTGLREVQDIVIDDSWFDTERTPPGYDQEDSDRAYMAPTGAVSLNWNAAAIYLRPGGAPGAKGVVEMEPPSDYFTVESALTTGSSRARRVSVTSKPGGEKQKILVRGQLPENEGSLSVWKKIDSPPMYFGYTLKQLLTVRGIKVKGRVKQGLAPSRAKLLYVAQSETFDVILKRLNKLSSNFVAEMLLKAMGAERGGAPGSFQKGVAVVESFLERDVGIPSGTYVMKNGSGLNDANRFSASQLNRILRHMYERFPLSPEYLSSLGIAGKDGTLKYRFEGSEAVGRLRAKTGTLENVSALSGYVQAAGGEKFIFAMMVNDYSGRSGPVVRGLDALGAAVAASGSVLGPSRAVAAISDSTRPAADGSEVASRIKTYLELGKQRDQRNISFLRTAWRSEKDPAVRAVLAESLYQSNPNDYLGARTLLDSYSAGADVYGRLRAVAKVLSMEVPGVTSMVELAAGGNAEALVRVVELAAASRGDVSAESELALALGEVARTAPEELVVALREAGGAERDTSVSLLARGLVQSGEAEHPFWKSLRKQLGATDPALAAFARGLDATLSQKVAEAKAPQGPIVLPNVVPGSVIPGGSAPAQTAESRPGG